A genomic window from Micromonospora sp. WMMA1947 includes:
- a CDS encoding NUDIX domain-containing protein — MTTSLEPLRRIAAYAVCADSNGRVLLVRASERSGTPGTWSLPGGAVDHGEDPKHTVVRETAAETGLSVAVAGLQDVLADMRALPERRITIHTDRLLYTVSVRGGTLTERVDRPTDLARWFTLDEARELPLRSFTARALGLPTSTDDIVPEEVPEFPSFYAVPGPDGLHRAQRFAAYAVVTDPDERVLLTRVSDGYPGAGCWHLPGGGTDYGEQPGAALIRELVEETGQTGRLVELLGVASHRDAASLGPEGYPIDWHGVRAFYRVVVDQPAPPTVADVGGSTCEARWFRRDELGALPTDRLTEVTAEAVQAAHLL, encoded by the coding sequence GTGACCACCTCGCTGGAGCCGCTCCGCAGGATCGCGGCATACGCAGTTTGTGCTGATTCAAACGGCCGAGTGTTGCTGGTCCGCGCATCGGAGCGCTCCGGCACCCCCGGCACCTGGTCGCTCCCCGGAGGAGCGGTCGACCACGGTGAGGACCCCAAACACACAGTCGTCCGGGAGACCGCGGCCGAGACCGGGCTCTCGGTGGCGGTCGCCGGCCTCCAGGACGTGCTCGCCGACATGCGGGCGCTACCCGAGCGGCGCATCACGATCCACACCGACCGGCTCCTCTACACCGTGTCGGTCCGTGGTGGGACGCTCACCGAGCGGGTCGACCGGCCGACCGACCTGGCCCGCTGGTTCACCCTCGACGAGGCCCGGGAGCTTCCGCTGCGGTCGTTCACCGCACGCGCCCTGGGCCTGCCCACCTCCACCGACGACATCGTGCCGGAGGAGGTGCCCGAGTTCCCCTCGTTCTACGCCGTCCCCGGCCCGGACGGGCTGCACCGGGCGCAGCGCTTCGCCGCGTACGCGGTGGTGACCGACCCGGACGAGCGCGTCCTGCTGACCCGGGTGTCCGACGGCTACCCGGGCGCCGGCTGCTGGCACCTGCCCGGCGGCGGCACCGACTACGGCGAGCAGCCGGGCGCGGCGCTGATCCGGGAACTGGTCGAGGAGACCGGCCAGACCGGCCGCCTGGTCGAGCTGCTCGGGGTGGCCAGCCACCGGGACGCCGCCTCGCTCGGCCCGGAGGGCTACCCGATCGACTGGCACGGCGTACGCGCCTTCTACCGGGTGGTCGTCGACCAGCCCGCGCCGCCCACCGTGGCCGACGTCGGCGGCTCCACCTGCGAGGCCCGCTGGTTCCGCCGCGACGAACTCGGCGCCCTCCCCACCGACCGCCTCACCGAGGTGACGGCCGAGGCAGTCCAGGCCGCCCACCTTCTCTGA
- a CDS encoding LCP family protein yields the protein MTRRRLLGLAALVAALLVATGAVVTTRLVSGRPSAPAAAPSTAPPASPTPAPTTASPTPPPGADLKGPLNLLLVGVDTRVSIPGWEPHADAVLLLHVPAGLDKAYLFSLPRDLVVDIPAYPKARYPGGRTKLTHAMSYGSRVPGDKANPSTAQGYELLRTTVSRYTGLRIDAGAVITFGGFDKLVDTLGGVDLYVDQQVASRHRRPDGTMRTLTGGGYVGPQMVYRKGTRHLTGWQALDYARQRYTAGGDYTRQRHQQQLLRALARKILDQGTARDPQRVEQVVAALGKTLVYAGGGRKLIDFAYALGGIPADRLTLVVLPGAGVSSGGAYRGEQLKPLGRDFLTALRGGRADAFLAAHPSLRVKN from the coding sequence GTGACGAGACGACGCCTGCTGGGCCTGGCCGCACTGGTGGCGGCGCTGCTGGTGGCCACCGGAGCGGTGGTGACCACCCGGCTGGTGTCCGGGCGCCCGTCCGCCCCGGCCGCCGCACCGAGCACCGCGCCGCCGGCCTCCCCCACACCCGCCCCGACCACCGCCAGCCCGACGCCGCCGCCCGGCGCCGACCTGAAGGGCCCGCTCAACCTGCTGCTCGTCGGCGTGGACACCCGGGTCAGCATCCCCGGCTGGGAGCCGCACGCCGACGCGGTGCTGCTGCTGCACGTACCGGCCGGGCTGGACAAGGCGTACCTGTTCTCACTCCCCCGCGACCTGGTGGTGGACATCCCCGCCTACCCGAAGGCCCGCTACCCGGGCGGCCGGACCAAGCTCACCCACGCGATGAGCTACGGCAGCCGGGTGCCGGGCGACAAGGCCAACCCCAGCACCGCCCAGGGGTACGAACTGCTGCGCACCACCGTCTCCCGCTACACCGGGCTGCGCATCGACGCCGGGGCGGTGATCACGTTCGGCGGTTTCGACAAGCTGGTGGACACGCTCGGCGGGGTGGACCTCTACGTCGACCAGCAGGTCGCCTCCCGGCACCGCCGCCCGGACGGCACCATGCGGACGCTGACCGGCGGCGGGTACGTCGGGCCGCAGATGGTCTACCGGAAGGGCACCCGGCACCTGACCGGCTGGCAGGCGCTGGACTACGCGCGGCAGCGCTACACCGCCGGCGGCGACTACACCCGGCAGCGGCACCAGCAGCAACTGCTCCGGGCACTGGCCCGCAAGATCCTCGACCAGGGCACCGCCCGCGACCCGCAGCGGGTCGAGCAGGTGGTGGCCGCGCTGGGCAAGACCCTGGTGTACGCCGGGGGCGGCCGGAAGTTGATCGACTTCGCGTACGCCCTGGGTGGTATCCCGGCCGACCGGCTCACCCTCGTCGTGCTGCCCGGCGCGGGGGTGAGCAGCGGCGGCGCCTACCGGGGTGAGCAGCTCAAGCCGCTCGGCCGCGACTTCCTCACCGCGCTGCGCGGCGGGCGGGCCGACGCGTTCCTGGCCGCCCACCCGTCGCTGCGCGTCAAGAACTGA
- a CDS encoding PspC domain-containing protein, with the protein MTFPNPSQAPYKQLRRPVSDRMIAGVASGLGRYFAADPTLIRVIFATATVLTGGLAALAYPIMWFLMPEEPAGAPAWPHPPGTAPGWPPVPPAAPVPPATPQPGAGPQTPPAA; encoded by the coding sequence ATGACCTTCCCGAACCCCTCCCAGGCCCCGTACAAGCAGCTCCGCCGGCCTGTCAGCGACCGCATGATCGCCGGTGTGGCGAGCGGCCTCGGCCGCTACTTCGCCGCCGACCCCACGCTGATCCGGGTGATCTTCGCGACCGCCACGGTGCTCACCGGCGGGCTCGCCGCGCTCGCGTACCCGATCATGTGGTTCCTGATGCCCGAGGAGCCGGCCGGCGCGCCCGCATGGCCGCACCCGCCGGGCACCGCGCCCGGGTGGCCGCCGGTCCCGCCGGCGGCACCGGTCCCGCCGGCTACCCCGCAGCCCGGGGCCGGACCGCAGACGCCGCCCGCGGCCTGA
- a CDS encoding GMC family oxidoreductase — protein sequence MRYDVLVIGSGFGGSVTALRLAEKGYTVGVLEAGRRFADDEFPRTSWRARRFLWAPRLGCFGLQRITLLRSADRKAGGGVLVLSGAGVGGGSLVYANTLYEPLDAFYADPQWRDITDWRDELARHYDQAKRMLGVTTYPIDTRADRAVRAVAERMGVAHTYHPTPVGVHIGRPGERVADPYFGGAGPDRTGCSHCGSCMTGCRHGAKNTLVKNYLWLAERLGVQVHPLTTVTAVRPDPAGGYAVHTERTGAWLRKRREVIHADQVVFAAGALGTQRLLHEMKATGALPALSPRLGELTRTNSEAILGASVAPGAARKRGLDFTEGVAITSSFHPDPQTHIEPVRYGKGSNAMGLLQSLLVDGGPRRARRWLGSIVRQPLLAARMLSVRRWSERTVIALVMQSVDNSLTTRYRRGRLVSGPGHGAPNPTWIPAGNTAARLLAEEIGGTPGGAVTEPFNIPVTAHILGGAVIGATPDEGVIDPWHRVYGHPGLHVVDGAAVSANLGVNPSLTITAQAERAMSYWPNKGEADPRPALGSAYTRVAPVPPRRPAVPPHAPAALR from the coding sequence ATGCGTTACGACGTGCTCGTCATCGGTTCCGGGTTCGGCGGCAGCGTCACCGCGCTCCGGCTGGCCGAGAAGGGCTATACGGTGGGCGTCCTGGAGGCGGGACGGCGCTTCGCCGACGACGAGTTCCCGCGTACGTCCTGGCGGGCGCGACGGTTCCTCTGGGCGCCCCGGCTCGGCTGCTTCGGGCTCCAGCGGATCACGCTGCTGCGCTCGGCCGACCGCAAGGCCGGCGGCGGCGTGCTCGTGCTCTCCGGCGCCGGGGTGGGCGGCGGCTCGCTGGTCTACGCGAACACGCTCTACGAGCCGCTCGACGCGTTCTACGCCGACCCGCAGTGGCGCGACATCACCGACTGGCGCGACGAACTGGCCCGCCACTACGACCAGGCGAAGCGGATGCTCGGCGTCACCACGTACCCGATCGACACCCGCGCGGACCGGGCCGTCCGCGCGGTGGCCGAGCGGATGGGGGTGGCGCACACCTACCACCCGACGCCGGTCGGCGTGCACATCGGGCGGCCCGGCGAGCGGGTGGCCGACCCGTACTTCGGCGGGGCCGGCCCGGACCGCACCGGGTGCAGCCACTGCGGGTCGTGCATGACCGGCTGCCGGCACGGCGCCAAGAACACGCTCGTGAAGAACTACCTCTGGCTGGCCGAGCGGCTCGGCGTGCAGGTGCACCCGCTGACCACCGTGACCGCCGTCCGCCCCGACCCGGCCGGCGGCTACGCGGTGCACACCGAACGCACCGGCGCCTGGCTGCGCAAGCGGCGCGAGGTGATCCACGCCGACCAGGTGGTCTTCGCGGCCGGCGCGCTCGGCACCCAGCGGCTGCTGCACGAGATGAAGGCGACCGGCGCGCTGCCGGCGCTCTCGCCCCGCCTCGGCGAGCTGACCCGCACCAACTCCGAGGCCATCCTCGGCGCCTCGGTGGCGCCCGGCGCGGCCCGGAAGCGCGGCCTCGACTTCACCGAGGGGGTGGCGATCACCAGCTCGTTCCACCCCGACCCGCAGACCCACATCGAGCCGGTCCGGTACGGCAAGGGCTCCAACGCGATGGGCCTGCTCCAGTCGCTGCTCGTCGACGGCGGTCCCCGCCGCGCCCGGCGCTGGCTGGGCAGCATCGTCCGGCAGCCCCTGCTGGCGGCGCGGATGCTGTCGGTGCGCCGGTGGTCCGAGCGCACCGTTATCGCGCTCGTCATGCAGTCGGTCGACAACTCGCTGACCACCCGCTACCGCCGGGGCCGGCTGGTCTCCGGCCCCGGCCACGGCGCGCCCAACCCGACCTGGATCCCGGCCGGCAACACGGCGGCCCGGCTGCTCGCCGAGGAGATCGGCGGCACCCCGGGTGGTGCGGTCACCGAGCCGTTCAACATTCCGGTGACCGCGCACATCCTCGGCGGCGCGGTCATCGGCGCCACCCCGGACGAGGGCGTGATCGACCCCTGGCACCGGGTGTACGGCCACCCGGGGCTGCACGTGGTGGACGGCGCGGCGGTCTCGGCGAACCTGGGCGTCAACCCGTCGCTGACGATCACCGCGCAGGCCGAGCGGGCCATGTCGTACTGGCCGAACAAGGGCGAGGCGGACCCACGTCCGGCGCTCGGGTCGGCGTACACCCGGGTGGCGCCGGTCCCGCCGCGGCGCCCGGCCGTCCCCCCGCACGCCCCCGCCGCCCTGCGGTGA
- the guaA gene encoding glutamine-hydrolyzing GMP synthase produces MSTPRPVLVVDFGAQYAQLIARRVREAKVYSEIVPHSMPVSEMLAKNPAAIILSGGPSSVYAPGAPQIDAGMFETGVPVFGICYGFQAMAQALGGTVSRTGNREYGGTPLRPRLTEPGVLLRDLPADLPVWMSHGDCVTEAPEGFTVTAESAGAPVAAFEDLPGRRAGVQFHPEVGHTAHGQEMLTRFLYDIAGIAPTWTPSNIIDEQVARIREQVGDKEVICGLSGGVDSAVAAALVHRAVGDQLTCVFVDHGLLRAGEAEQVEKDYVAATGIKLKVVDARERFLGALAGVTDPEQKRKIIGREFIRVFEAAAREIAAHGDVEYLVQGTLYPDVVESGGGTGTANIKSHHNVGGLPEDLKFSLVEPLRTLFKDEVRTIGLELGLPEAMVWRHPFPGPGLAIRIIGAVDEERLAVLRKADLIARQELTAAGLDRGVWQFPVVLLADVRSVGVQGDGRTYGHPVVLRPVSSEDAMTADWSRLPYDVVARISTRITNEVAEVNRVVLDVTSKPPGTIEWE; encoded by the coding sequence ATGAGCACGCCTCGCCCCGTCCTCGTGGTGGACTTCGGAGCCCAGTACGCCCAGCTCATCGCGCGCCGTGTCCGCGAGGCGAAGGTCTACTCGGAGATCGTCCCGCATTCCATGCCGGTGTCCGAGATGCTGGCGAAGAACCCGGCCGCGATCATCCTGTCCGGTGGCCCGTCGAGCGTCTACGCGCCGGGCGCCCCGCAGATCGACGCCGGGATGTTCGAGACCGGCGTACCGGTCTTCGGCATCTGCTACGGCTTCCAGGCCATGGCCCAGGCGCTCGGCGGCACCGTCTCGCGCACCGGCAACCGCGAGTACGGCGGCACCCCGCTGCGCCCGCGCCTGACCGAGCCCGGCGTGCTGCTGCGTGACCTCCCGGCCGACCTGCCGGTCTGGATGAGCCACGGCGACTGCGTCACCGAGGCGCCGGAGGGCTTCACCGTCACCGCCGAGTCGGCGGGCGCCCCGGTGGCCGCCTTCGAGGACCTGCCGGGACGCCGGGCCGGTGTGCAGTTCCACCCCGAGGTCGGGCACACCGCGCACGGCCAGGAGATGCTCACCCGCTTCCTGTACGACATCGCCGGCATCGCACCCACCTGGACGCCGTCGAACATCATCGACGAGCAGGTCGCCCGGATCCGGGAGCAGGTGGGCGACAAGGAGGTCATCTGCGGCCTCTCCGGCGGCGTCGACTCGGCGGTCGCCGCGGCGCTCGTGCACCGTGCCGTCGGTGACCAGCTCACCTGCGTGTTCGTCGACCACGGCCTGCTGCGGGCCGGTGAGGCCGAGCAGGTCGAGAAGGACTACGTGGCGGCGACCGGCATCAAGCTCAAGGTGGTCGACGCCCGGGAGCGGTTCCTCGGCGCGCTGGCCGGGGTGACCGATCCGGAGCAGAAGCGCAAGATCATCGGCCGCGAGTTCATCCGGGTCTTCGAGGCCGCCGCCCGGGAGATCGCCGCGCACGGCGACGTGGAATACCTGGTGCAGGGCACGCTCTACCCGGACGTGGTGGAGTCCGGCGGCGGCACCGGCACCGCCAACATCAAGAGCCACCACAACGTCGGCGGCCTGCCCGAGGACCTCAAGTTCTCCCTGGTCGAGCCGCTGCGCACGCTCTTCAAGGACGAGGTCCGCACGATCGGCCTGGAGCTGGGACTGCCCGAGGCGATGGTCTGGCGGCACCCGTTCCCCGGGCCGGGCCTGGCCATCCGGATCATCGGCGCGGTCGACGAGGAGCGCCTCGCCGTGCTCCGCAAGGCCGACCTGATCGCCCGGCAGGAGCTGACCGCGGCCGGCCTGGACCGGGGTGTCTGGCAGTTCCCGGTGGTGCTGCTGGCCGACGTCCGCAGCGTCGGGGTGCAGGGCGACGGGCGCACCTACGGTCACCCGGTGGTGCTGCGCCCGGTCTCCAGCGAGGACGCGATGACCGCCGACTGGTCCCGGCTGCCCTACGACGTGGTGGCCCGGATCTCCACCCGGATCACCAACGAGGTCGCCGAGGTCAACCGCGTCGTCCTGGACGTGACGAGCAAGCCGCCGGGCACCATCGAGTGGGAGTGA